Within Haematobia irritans isolate KBUSLIRL chromosome 2, ASM5000362v1, whole genome shotgun sequence, the genomic segment TTTCGATGATAATCTCTCGTATCCAGAACAAAAGGTGGTCACCGTTGGCCAATTTAGAATTGGCCTATGTCATGGACATCAAGTAGTACCCAGAGGTGATCCCGAGGCCTTAGCTTTGGTACAACGTCAATTGGATGTGGACATTCTGATCACAGGTCATACCTTCAAATTTGAAGCCTACGAACATGGcaataaattttacattaacCCTGGTTCTGCAACGGGAGCCTTCAATCCGCTGGACACAAATGTTGTGCCATCATTTGTTTTAATGGATATCCAAAGTTCTACAGTTGTTACTTATGTGTATCAACTTATTGGCGATGAGGTTAAAGTGGAGCGTATcgaatataagaaaatttaaggGCAAATTGTTGAGTATGATGAAAAAAGATATATGTTATAATGATTGTATGTAATAATGATAAGTATTCTAAAGCGAATTGTAACAATAATGTTTGAAAGCacacaatttttgtgtaacctttttaaaatacaataaaatgaaGTATTTTTTAACAACTAAATAACGGAGTTATATGGTCCACTTAATGACTACCTTACCATATAAAGGATGGCTAATAGTTGAACTTCAAAACCCTTAACCCTTGTGCACTCTTTGGATAAGAGCCAATTTCACGTGCggattatggaaatattttatttttattattatcttctaAAAACATACCTTTCGTCCCTGTAatggataaataataaataaaataaaagtttcaaaaaaatatcctacaaataaaggaataaaaattatgttttaaaaTCAATGTTGGGTTAAATTGACCCAAGGAGTGCACAATGGTTAAATAAAAACCTTGCGACAAGTTTGAATTTAAACCTGTCAAACGTAGTCTCTGGAGTATAATAGAATAATAACATAATGATGTAATCTGATTCGGGAATCGAATAAACTCAGAGTATAAAACTGCATAaccctttccgaccgtgtacgcacaattgtgcgggtaagtttaagtctctataatttgtttaatatataacgtactgcgataagagcggcaaaaaaataattgtgtatgctctctctttgtctaagaatgtgaagaaccgttataaatatttgtttttcatattaattttgtagattCAGTAGTGTACTTTGcgtatttgtaaaaatgagtggaagaggtaagtttgcaaataaattaaaattatttaaattgtggaatatttcatcaaacaagtgttttcaataagaaaacatattaaatattgtatgcaaacagtaacttcgtgattattttgtgttttttgatatttttacgtccgggcttttaccggaatttacgggactgcaacaattgtgcgtatcctgaaaaaacaggatacaggatcaaactgaacaaatttaataatttaaaatgttctatgtacacataaataacagaattcaaaaatttaggaaaatctatgacgtggatcggctataggtcggaaagggtTAAATGTACGGTATGCTATCAACATATCAAGCATATTGCTGTCCACCTTGGTCTATTAACAATAATCTGTGTGAGCTTCgtctaaattttagcaaattaggATATTTTTTGGAAAGAATGGTATTAAGGTGTAGCAACATTATAAAGATATGGGTAGTTTCCACCACAAGAAATGAACCAAAAACAATGTTTAGGGCTATTTTCAAAGAGATTATGTATTAAGCCGAGTCTTAGAATTATGGTTTAAATAAAGTGTGTTTGTATGACCCCTTTTGCTCCTTCATTATGGTTCTGAATCGGCTTTTTTTAAGAGCATCCATGACATATTATCTTTACCTGGATCTCTAAAATTGCGCGAATAGAAAAGAACATCCAATTATCCTACAATAAGTTGCATTTACTTTAATGATAGGCTGAATAAATCCGATTGAAGAGCAGTCATGCTCATATTATCACTTCAGGTGGAAAAATACTTTAACTGATTTCTGCTTTGGTGCAATATTATGTGTCTTTTAAAAACTATGAATTTACCTTCAGCTTGTTTTTCAATAGATCATGGAATCTTTTCAGACCTtagcaaaaaaatcaaaactattCGTAGTACCCCCATTCTCTttcatgaatatttttatttgccaaataataaaatgtataagGAGAAAAAAACGGAAATATAATTAAGGTACGTACATATAAATATTAGTGTAAAAGAAATGTaaatgtaataatacaataaaataaaaaaatctataaaataaattaagcaaacaaaaaacatgGATTGAAACATTTTCCATTACTTTCCAAATACTTGATCACTTCCTAAATTATGCATATATTAGAGATgcagcaaaaaattgacaaaaactgTGGCTATGGTTTTTGGTTGTAGaactttttgattttgttttctttattttagaataaatattttttaaaagttttccttTTATCAAAAgtgatttttctttttaatatctCTTATGCGTTAATGATTATAAGTTtagcaaagtttttttcttttttgatttattggCATTTCAATTTCTTTCTTAATAATCTGTGTATGAGTGGTTTCTGTGGAAAACGACGATAATGAATGTGAAGTGATGGTGCGCATGTGCATATCTCAGATGTCTGATGGCTTAACCAAGGCTATCGACACAAACAGTCTTCAATGTCTTGCCACTAATTGTGGTCTTAAACTGTTCTGGCAAAGGCAATTCAGTCTGTAATATAAAAAAGAGAAACCATGAGTAAGGATATGTATAGCCAACAAATCAGTTTTGCAACAAAATACTTACATAATCTCCATTGTCGTCAGCAGGAAGCATCACATTCATTTCAGACGATTTAGAACTTACAATCTCAACACCCATGGAGTCCTTGGACAAATACATTTGGCAACCATCGGTTTTATCGATCGAAATTGTGGGTACATTGCCTAAAACTTGCATTTGCACAGATTGGCAGTTAACAAATTCAACTGAAGCCACTACCGAATCGAAGAGTAGAGAACATTTCTTGCAGGAATCAAAGACGACATTGTTAACTTTTCCCTTAACTGTTAGAGTGGAGCCTTCACATTTGAATACATAGACCACATTGTTCATTTCAGCATTTTCAACAATCAAATTTGGATTATTTTTCTGGTATTCAATAATCCATTTCTTGCCATCTCTGGTGAATACTGGGGGCTTGGCGACTGCAACGGCAGGAGCTTTTGAAACCGAACCAAATTGTGTGGGAGTTTTGAAGGGAGCCGGTCCAGTGCGTAGCGTTGGATTTTTATGTGTTTGCATATCTGCGGTAACCTTTTTCAAATCTGTGGGAGAAAGCTTAGAATGCGAACTAGACTAATATTGTTGTGAAACCTACTTCTGGTGATATTTTCGCCTTGATTAATTTCTGCAAATAAAGCACTACGCTCATCACCACCATCCAAGCCCATGTTAGCCAAATCGAATGTTGGTGGTGGTGGAGGTGGAGGGCAGGCTCCCATTGGTGGTGGTGGAGGAACAGCGCCACCGGCAGGAGCAGATCCTTTTCCAGACCAGACTAAACCAGTAGTGTGGTATTGCTTAATAAACTGCTGCAATTCCGTTAAGGTTTGTACCCAAGCACGGGCCCATTCCACATGTGTGGCATCCTTCTCCTTCCATTCTTTCAAAACACGATTTGTGTAGAACTGGCCAGCATCATTCATTTCCTTGACATGAGGACCAGGGGTAGGTGACTAGAAGTTTGTTTAGAAAGATAGGatttataaaatacattttctttTGACAGGAGAAATTACTTACCACACAAACCCAACCCAAGGCTGGAATACTTTCACTTATGGCCGACAAATGATTGAAGAACGGTGAAGCACGATTCTTTTCACGGAAATCTTGTATAGCGGTAATTTGGTCTGATGTCGGTTTCAATAATTCCATTTGTTTGCTTTGGTCTGGCTGGGAGCACTGGGTGGCTAAGGTAACATATGCCAATTGAGCACTGTAAAGTAAAGTAGCAAAGAAggttttttttaacaaagtcCTGCATAACAAACACCTTTGACAAATTCTTACTCAAAAGCCTTTTTCACAAATTCAGCGTGTTTGGCAACATCTCCTCCAATTTTACTTGACAAGGCCAAATATTGGGCCAGCGAACCATTGACAATATCTTGATAACCCAAAACACTCATACTGAGTTCTAAAGGAGGTGGTGGTGGGGGAAGTGAAGAAAAATCGTCTATGACCGTGGGTATATTTTCAAAACTACCTTCCGATGACTGTCCTTGACTGTGACGTTCGTTGATACGACCCAAAGACTCTTCAATACGTTCAATGCGTTGATTAAGTTTTTCTGTTTGTTCGTTAACGCTCAAATTTTCCACAATCCCCGCTGCAGGTGGTGATAATTCAACACTAGCACGTTTCTGTTCCAAAACAGTATCAAAGGTACGATTGGCAATATCCAATTCACGAGCACTTATCGAACGTTCTAAACGCTCAACAAGTTTCTCTAAGCGATTGATCAGTATTTCAAGATTTTCTGCAACCGAAGGCTTAAGAGCAGGATCACAATCTAAAGAAAGATGGAGAGAAGAGATTATTAATCGTACGTAATGataaggaaaacaaaaacacgaaaaataaaataaaaattaaatataaaaatctataaactGTATATGGGATAAAAGTGCAAGCTGAAAGGGTTATATAATCATGCTGGTATTAAAAATTGGTAACGTTAATTCACTAGTGCATCCTTGacaacaatagaaaaaattttagccaTGTAAAAGTATTGATTGCAATTTTCACCTATTGAGACAAAGAATTCCAAAGCTCTTCACGGTACAATTGTAAATTATTCAACATAAaactaattttgtaattttttttgcattcaTTTACATAGAATCGTCTATACTCAATTATATCCTTAAGccaggtttgtttttttttctaaagtaatattcCTTTACATCTTACAATACTTTCGTATTTCCTTTACACATTACAAGAACCCCCAGCATCAGTCAACTTTtcgtatttttcataaaataaataaatgagttTAAAAATTCGAAGATCAAATTTGGAAAGATCGAAATTCTACGCTtggaatttctacaaaatccacTCTTagaattactaaaaaaattccACCTTTGATGTGCACGATAGATTCGAGTAAAAGAAACCTcagattgacaaacttttgcataTCTTGAAACACGCatgtttttatcttttttttttttgctaaagaaGTTAAATGAAGCAAAAGTCAGTGACAAGATCAAATAATGGAGCCATATAGCCAGACGTTCATGTACTTGTTAAAAGGTAAAATACTATGTCGACTTCCATGATTGTTGGATGAAAAATTAGGTTACAAAAGAATTCTAGAACGCAtacatttttccattttatttcgagggctattattaataattttgaataCAATCTTAAGGAAATAGCGTATCATAGAATCTCAAGAAAATCTGTAtggcaaatctggggttcgagaTAATTGATTGAAACTacatagagaagttttgaaatcctcagaattctaccagcattactgagaagagACAAAACACAGCCGAAAAATTACTGGGGTTCggttcgaaactgggattgcacCCATTACCTTTTGTATACAAGACAGGTATGCGAATTATAGGATGGTCACGACTAATAGATTTCACTTTAATTATACCACGTCAACTTTTTACTGCATGCCCATCTATTTTTAACAAACCAAACTTTATTGACAATGATACACTTGATACAAACGGAATTTAATTtcgtttcaaaaatattttgtggttgtatttctataataacaTAATGTAAcataagaaatataatttcactgactcaaatttctatttttttttaatctatttatagattgataaaatttttcaaccagagtctccataaaaaaaaactaatgtgTGAATGCTTTTGTAGCTTTGATTTAGATCATGGCCACTCTTAACCCATCAAAT encodes:
- the Vps29 gene encoding vacuolar protein sorting 29, whose translation is MLVLVLGDLHIPHRCSSLPAKFKKLLVPGRIHHILVTGNLCTKESHDYLKTLANDVHIVRGDFDDNLSYPEQKVVTVGQFRIGLCHGHQVVPRGDPEALALVQRQLDVDILITGHTFKFEAYEHGNKFYINPGSATGAFNPLDTNVVPSFVLMDIQSSTVVTYVYQLIGDEVKVERIEYKKI
- the capt gene encoding adenylyl cyclase-associated protein 1 isoform X5; this translates as MSVLGYQDIVNGSLAQYLALSSKIGGDVAKHAEFVKKAFDAQLAYVTLATQCSQPDQSKQMELLKPTSDQITAIQDFREKNRASPFFNHLSAISESIPALGWVCVSPTPGPHVKEMNDAGQFYTNRVLKEWKEKDATHVEWARAWVQTLTELQQFIKQYHTTGLVWSGKGSAPAGGAVPPPPPMGACPPPPPPPTFDLANMGLDGGDERSALFAEINQGENITRNLKKVTADMQTHKNPTLRTGPAPFKTPTQFGSVSKAPAVAVAKPPVFTRDGKKWIIEYQKNNPNLIVENAEMNNVVYVFKCEGSTLTVKGKVNNVVFDSCKKCSLLFDSVVASVEFVNCQSVQMQVLGNVPTISIDKTDGCQMYLSKDSMGVEIVSSKSSEMNVMLPADDNGDYTELPLPEQFKTTISGKTLKTVCVDSLG
- the capt gene encoding adenylyl cyclase-associated protein 1 isoform X2 translates to MFSCCRANPKKSKKSNEITGDNQTDEDIKNNTTSNENKNLIIPTITIENGKTTTDDLKATTNSIANTDINNDKVNGNDIANDKNTQDDNGVNSKVEEASPKIVSSNIKEEGPSLPIEAISHTIKDDINDCDPALKPSVAENLEILINRLEKLVERLERSISARELDIANRTFDTVLEQKRASVELSPPAAGIVENLSVNEQTEKLNQRIERIEESLGRINERHSQGQSSEGSFENIPTVIDDFSSLPPPPPPLELSMSVLGYQDIVNGSLAQYLALSSKIGGDVAKHAEFVKKAFDAQLAYVTLATQCSQPDQSKQMELLKPTSDQITAIQDFREKNRASPFFNHLSAISESIPALGWVCVSPTPGPHVKEMNDAGQFYTNRVLKEWKEKDATHVEWARAWVQTLTELQQFIKQYHTTGLVWSGKGSAPAGGAVPPPPPMGACPPPPPPPTFDLANMGLDGGDERSALFAEINQGENITRNLKKVTADMQTHKNPTLRTGPAPFKTPTQFGSVSKAPAVAVAKPPVFTRDGKKWIIEYQKNNPNLIVENAEMNNVVYVFKCEGSTLTVKGKVNNVVFDSCKKCSLLFDSVVASVEFVNCQSVQMQVLGNVPTISIDKTDGCQMYLSKDSMGVEIVSSKSSEMNVMLPADDNGDYTELPLPEQFKTTISGKTLKTVCVDSLG
- the capt gene encoding adenylyl cyclase-associated protein 1 isoform X1 yields the protein MFSCCRANPKKSKKSNEITGDNQTDEDIKNNTTSNENKNLIIPTITIENGKTTTDDLKATTNSIANTDINNDKVNGNDIANDKNTQDDNGVNSKVEEASPKIVSSNIKEEGPSLPIEAISHTIKDDINVNNGTFQQHDIHYHDKENKRDDTVQSNITNISCGNDEDLTHTKIERTNSSLSSNTTITTATTSTSAPTTEDESTASTIQLANHSTSNDTSVLTNTNFKSNHQQNNVPTKSCLSRHNSTQQSIKKRVNISVHAEIIEPEPLPPISLLADQSASVGDEEDDVFSDSLPPPKRDSMCAPYIERDDDNDDIVSESLAYSHGLPEWFNDERIHEIGCTEPPVTPVGRDELELKRQRLYEDLLRAAQAAVGHSTRFLPQFAFETAASSTTHCVPPPHIQRGGDCDPALKPSVAENLEILINRLEKLVERLERSISARELDIANRTFDTVLEQKRASVELSPPAAGIVENLSVNEQTEKLNQRIERIEESLGRINERHSQGQSSEGSFENIPTVIDDFSSLPPPPPPLELSMSVLGYQDIVNGSLAQYLALSSKIGGDVAKHAEFVKKAFDAQLAYVTLATQCSQPDQSKQMELLKPTSDQITAIQDFREKNRASPFFNHLSAISESIPALGWVCVSPTPGPHVKEMNDAGQFYTNRVLKEWKEKDATHVEWARAWVQTLTELQQFIKQYHTTGLVWSGKGSAPAGGAVPPPPPMGACPPPPPPPTFDLANMGLDGGDERSALFAEINQGENITRNLKKVTADMQTHKNPTLRTGPAPFKTPTQFGSVSKAPAVAVAKPPVFTRDGKKWIIEYQKNNPNLIVENAEMNNVVYVFKCEGSTLTVKGKVNNVVFDSCKKCSLLFDSVVASVEFVNCQSVQMQVLGNVPTISIDKTDGCQMYLSKDSMGVEIVSSKSSEMNVMLPADDNGDYTELPLPEQFKTTISGKTLKTVCVDSLG
- the capt gene encoding adenylyl cyclase-associated protein 1 isoform X4, with product MSCEQKHCDPALKPSVAENLEILINRLEKLVERLERSISARELDIANRTFDTVLEQKRASVELSPPAAGIVENLSVNEQTEKLNQRIERIEESLGRINERHSQGQSSEGSFENIPTVIDDFSSLPPPPPPLELSMSVLGYQDIVNGSLAQYLALSSKIGGDVAKHAEFVKKAFDAQLAYVTLATQCSQPDQSKQMELLKPTSDQITAIQDFREKNRASPFFNHLSAISESIPALGWVCVSPTPGPHVKEMNDAGQFYTNRVLKEWKEKDATHVEWARAWVQTLTELQQFIKQYHTTGLVWSGKGSAPAGGAVPPPPPMGACPPPPPPPTFDLANMGLDGGDERSALFAEINQGENITRNLKKVTADMQTHKNPTLRTGPAPFKTPTQFGSVSKAPAVAVAKPPVFTRDGKKWIIEYQKNNPNLIVENAEMNNVVYVFKCEGSTLTVKGKVNNVVFDSCKKCSLLFDSVVASVEFVNCQSVQMQVLGNVPTISIDKTDGCQMYLSKDSMGVEIVSSKSSEMNVMLPADDNGDYTELPLPEQFKTTISGKTLKTVCVDSLG
- the capt gene encoding adenylyl cyclase-associated protein 1 isoform X3, whose protein sequence is MGQSLSSCYGRTLIIHDIKNCNNPDCDPALKPSVAENLEILINRLEKLVERLERSISARELDIANRTFDTVLEQKRASVELSPPAAGIVENLSVNEQTEKLNQRIERIEESLGRINERHSQGQSSEGSFENIPTVIDDFSSLPPPPPPLELSMSVLGYQDIVNGSLAQYLALSSKIGGDVAKHAEFVKKAFDAQLAYVTLATQCSQPDQSKQMELLKPTSDQITAIQDFREKNRASPFFNHLSAISESIPALGWVCVSPTPGPHVKEMNDAGQFYTNRVLKEWKEKDATHVEWARAWVQTLTELQQFIKQYHTTGLVWSGKGSAPAGGAVPPPPPMGACPPPPPPPTFDLANMGLDGGDERSALFAEINQGENITRNLKKVTADMQTHKNPTLRTGPAPFKTPTQFGSVSKAPAVAVAKPPVFTRDGKKWIIEYQKNNPNLIVENAEMNNVVYVFKCEGSTLTVKGKVNNVVFDSCKKCSLLFDSVVASVEFVNCQSVQMQVLGNVPTISIDKTDGCQMYLSKDSMGVEIVSSKSSEMNVMLPADDNGDYTELPLPEQFKTTISGKTLKTVCVDSLG